The Mauremys reevesii isolate NIE-2019 linkage group 3, ASM1616193v1, whole genome shotgun sequence genomic sequence gcatccctgcccatcttggctaatagccattgatggacctatctttcatgaaattatctagttcttttttgaatcctcttatagtcttggccttcccaacattctttggcaaggagttgactgtgcattgtgtgaagacatacttcctttgtttcttttcgacctgctgcctattcatttcatgtggtgacccctagttcttctgttctgagaaggagtaaataacacttccttatttactttttccacaccaatcatgattttgtagacctctatcatatcccctgtagttgtcttttctaagatgaaaagtcccactcttattaatctctcctcctatgcaagctgttccacacccctaatcatttttgttgcccttttctgaaccttttccaattccaagatatcgtttttgagatggggagaccacatctgcatgcagtattcctacgctttgtttcctatggttcagccagttactgatccatgagaggacccgtcttctgatcccagtacagcttcctttgcttaagagcctttgctgagggaccttgtcaaaggctttctgaaaatcccagtatgtCAGTGCACTGCAAGGCCTTCAGTGGCTTTTAAACATTCCCATGGGGACACCGGCGACATGGTCCAGTTAACTTGTGTTCAGGCCTAACAAGAACTCAGATGCAACCTGCTGTGAGAAACTCATTTTAACAAGGATGCCCCTGTACCAGCACAGACCACAGGACAAAATGTGTAACTtcaataacaatggtattggaagagcccaaaatcaccaccacaggaatgtattgactatgaccccttacttcagatgcactgtggcctagtggatagagcactagatggaactcaggagacttaagtgctagtcctggctctgctattgtcttcctgggtgaccttaggcaagtcactgctcttctctgtgcctcaatttcccatctcgaaaagggggctaatgctacagacctcctttgtaacgtgctttgagatctactgattgaacatgttagataagaggtagggctctttattatcttatgatatagggtgcttttcttaaagtgcccactgctggagtcaagtgatttatctgagaatctctgctctttattttattgtattgtattttattttattttattttattttatttcttagccaattttaagccctcgtggttgcaaagagaagctggagaacatgaattgagtgcaccctagcggcttagacaccagaaggcaaatgaagagttccccagatgaatattttttgaagatctcattattttgaagccaatctcttgattttggtggggcccagctcatgGTGTTGGAATGCTTGGGCTGGCGATACCATGAACGTTTTTCTGCACTGGTAGCACTAGAGaatcacttcagggctgcttctcacttcaggctgggagattctgcctcagtcacaagggttttaggagttcccacaagtagggaaaaaatgtcccttgcctaAGGGCTGGAGAGTCCTAGAGctcggaaaagacccagggttttcctgggaaacctgatgccctctctcctgccttattctgagctcagcccacttgggcggctgccccagcccatctcctgatctcagtacagcattgacacctcacagactagagggagattgcaggagggcagccccattgtgacctagagatgacatcagcgcctgcctgatgccagagcagcaacctgccctcaggtgtagcctgggtacTTGGTGCTGTTTTGAGAGTGCCTGTGTTGagagtgtcttagtgcctgagcccggggaaatgagttcactcctcctctatctgctctttgtagtcttttatgctgtgctgaggctcgccagatctgaggtaagtgagactcctagagagatggaaaggctggattgatgccagctgaatgcaggaaccaaacataagtatttttcaatcagcaggcttggatcaaactgatatgggaatcaatcaataaagaattaaaggacgggaatatatttaaagcaggttaacaatgttttatggaaaatgggccatgtcaaacatagatgtgacaaacttagacttgtgtaaggtgtttttcatagattccaaggcaagatgggcccattgggatcttctagtctgaccctcctgtctaacgcaggccaaagaacttccccacaatcatgcctagtgcataccttttattaaaatgtccaatcttgattttaaaaattgccagtgatggagaatcaatccaccatgactttggtcaattgttccaatggttaattcctccccctgttaaaaatggacgccttctttccagtctgaatgtgtctagtttcaacttccagtcattggaccatgttagacctttctctgctagattgaagagcccatttgtaattgtttcttccccgggtaggtatttatagacttttcctcaaaccacccttaacctctttagcgacattgactgagctcctaaagtctatcactacaaggcaggttttctaatcctttaaacatgcttatggctcttctctgaaccctctgcaatttatcaacatccttcctgaatgttagacaccagaactggacacaggattccagcactggttgcaccagtgccaaagacagaggtaaaataacctctctcctccaacttgagattcccctgtttatgcacacaagtaccgcaggacatttggattaaaaatcagcactctacaatatcaatggagcacaggttaaagggattgagaacaggctaatggctaactgacagatcttaaaaagtaattgtcaaagggcTCCTCGAATGTGGGTTTTTctaatggggctctgcagggatcagtactaggtctgaggctattcaacattttttcaatgacttggaagtaaatacaaaattgctgctgataaaaaatgtgctgatgacacaaagattggcagaatggtaaataacgatgaggacagggcagtcatacagagagtTCCGAAGAGTTGgtttggcaaatggggcccattcaaacaaaatgcgtttcacacagcccaacacagagttagacatctgggaacaaggagggcctattcagctttggatttaatgatctttagttttgtatcatctgcaaatctggccacttcactgtttcccccttttctagatcatttatgcatatgttgaacaactctggtcccagtacagatccttggggaccttgctatttatctctcttcataagctcaccatttattcctacctttgatttcctatctttaaaccagttactggtccatgtgaagaccttcctcttatcccatgacaacttattttgcttaagaacctttgggaaggatcttgttaaaggctttctgaaagttcaggtacaTGATCTCCACTGGATCGCCCTTGTCAAACAGAGCTGATTGCAGACTtggtgtgattctacagctgggtgtgtccctgccagtgtgtgtgtgcagcaggacagggtgagggagcccaggctggtggaacagatgggctcagtgggaccccagtacatcaggtgtcACCCCGGAATgggggtccaacccgtcacaaccccctccaagaattctagtagattggtgaggcacgatttcccttttcaaaagccatgttgactcttccccaacaaatcgtgttcatcgaTGTATCTGAtccttctgttctttactatagtttcaaccaatttgcctggtactgaaattaggctcactggcctgtaattgccaggattgcctctggaacctttttgaaaaatcagcattacattagctacccttcagacatctgatacagaggctgatttaagcaataggttaaataccacagttagtagttctgcaatttcatatccgAGTTCCTGCAGTACTCTAGGGTGAATAGGGACTGCCTTCTCTAAAGCATtcatttagtcaaacacaagttattggactcaatACAGGATGacattttctggcctgtgttatacaggaggtcagactagatgatgtgaTGATTGCGTCTAGCCTTAAATGCTATGAATCTATGACTGATTTTACACCTCTAGCATGTTCCCTCTTgaaatagtcccagtcttttcaatctctctctggATACAGGAGCCTTCCCAGGCCTTTCATCATTTGGACCCTCCTATTTCACCTCATGGCAGGGTGCcccacccttccccactgcccccgtaAGGGGTGGTTAAAGTGCTTTGGAATGCAGGAAAAGTAGCTTCCACACCCCAAAGGGATGGGCCCTGATGACAGCTGGGTCTGGGTAAGAAGCTCTTCAAAGGAAGATTTTGAGCCACGGGAGAAGTCCTTGCTCACCGAAAGAAGCACACTCAGTCTGGGCCTGGGTTGAAAACTTGTCCTACAGAAAGGACCCAGAGCTGAGCAGAGTGATGCGCTCTGAACTCAGGGTGCTCGGTACTCTTAGGACTTAGAGTACTTCCATTCCTTTGACAAATGGCATCTCGGCAGCCTCGGGGATCAGTGTTCCCATCGCACTCCCTGACCCGGTACCCAGGCTGGGCCAGGGACGCTAATGATCCAAGCAACAGACCAAATTCcttgatgaatcctggtcatgtgccacttGAGGCATGTTGTGCAGCCTgcagcctgatttggggtgggttagtgGGGTCGGTGGAATTTAgccacttaatttaattttatttgatcaTTAATgttctaattaattagtaatattaataataattaatcgatattaataatatgggtatggctcgccaatgtgtgtgatcagaagataaagttcgtcctgaatcaggcttcacagagtttacaCAAGGAGCTTCGGGGTATATGACAGgcacttacactgagacagaaatagtcatcaagaccttttattaaaatcaatgaaacaataaaaaatgttaaaacaggTCGAGATTACAGAGTTACAAactatcacagttctttaagagagagATTGATGATAATACACTGTTAGAAACTCACTCTGTGCAGTAGCACTTTGGGTGTTGTTCACACTTATGATAAAGGAAGTTGGTTAATATGGGTCTGAGTTTAACCCTATATAAACtaggtgctttttaaaaggtaaagcagaaactagattcctttatactttcagctttgaaaagaaataataccacGGCCTATCAATAGTTAACAGCCTTGTATATGGGTAGCACCGATGCGTAGATAGGGGTGAGGCGATGGATAGACAGGAACAGCtagatgggtgtatcgcctgcctaatggtgaGTTGTTTCaccttttatagagcattattcggaaatccttcctcctatgcccaaatttcgtctttcccccacggaaatgttagggtacacctgcCTCATAGGCTAACATATGTGTGCGTATGAGTGACAGAGATGTatgcatttgtggtgtacttgttagatttgtgggcaaaatcCCCATTTTCCACCCTTTACTGCTATTGGCTCAGCTAAAGGTCTCCAGACATTTACGTAGGTATTTGtcttattattacttttctgagtaagggtccccacaggttgccttcagcgtcaCACAGGATGTCTGACCTGGATGTCTGACCTGCATTTCAGCTAGTGCAAATCTAGAAATCTATAAAGCCTATTACatacttaaatttatcaaaaagatatttatcaaaaatattgcactccctgaaaactaaatgcaaagcGGTACTGTGAAATGTGTGCCAATGGCAATGTCCAAAAGCTGTTACTGGTGTCTAATACAGTAAACCATACAGCCTCTGGATCAAAGGATTTGATTAGATCTGGCATTTTGGCCACTGTGGGGCACAAGTTGGTGTGACCTGGTTTAGGCGTCTGTAATCTATTGTGAGACGCCACGAACCATCAGGTTTCTTGACAGGCCAAAGAGGTGAATTTGCAGTGGAAGTACATTTACGCAGTACTCCCTGAGTCAGCAAAGCCTTGATAGTCTTTTCTATGTACggatttgcttgttctgggtaaggCTACtgttttggggctgaaatttctcctccttcgacaacaatagtgacggccatgcatccacaatcatgtttgtgtttagcaaaaGCATCTGCATGCTTGTAAAGTAATGCCGgtaactcaggttggtctgcatgtttagccactattttgttTAAATCATACTCCTCAGGTTCAGAGTCCTCCACGGGAGAGACCATGCCACACGCAGGTATGActactggagagtcatcctttgcctgttctactgaaagacacaataattggttatacaaatcaagaacacatccctgtttgtataagaaCTCAGTTCCCAATAGACAATTCTTTGGGTCTGCTAATTTCATCAATGCAAAGgtatgattctttcttaggtgacctatttgtacttcaaggggtgtagaaagtgtggtaacaacctgattacttgcaaaagttgcaagtgtcttggtacatcctgatgatagaggagaggatctaggatcctcaGCATGGAGAATACTaattgctgctccagtatctataaaAAGATTCCTGTTTTGTCAATATTCCAAAAGCTACGGGAGGTTAACCCGGCTTCGtataggccagttagcctgaaataatggacaaactgCTATGGGATTCAATCAATACAGAATTTTGGTTTTTGTAAAACAGCTGCGGTTTCAGGATGATATAGGGGTTATATCAGCACTTGTTTGGGAGGATTTGCATAACCCATTCCTGGCTTCACCACTCAGGAGGAGCATGGCCATCCCAAATGCATGCAGATAAAACCCCAATATCATGCATTCCCGAAATATGTATCTAGGAAACGCTGTTGTCCAGAGGTCGGATTTCTCCCCCAGGCTCTGAATTCCGTGCACGGTGTCTGGGGTTAGTTGCAGATCCTGCAATCCTAAAACTGCGGAGTTTTATAagctctgcaggagagagaactttgcaggctctctccttcaatgcttataaactctgcaggctccGGGTACCAGCAATCGCTGTTTCTCCAAGCCCTGGATTATTCCAGTGAGCCCTGTTATGGGTTGTGCTGTGTGCCCTATATTGGCTGCATcacaggaaagcacaatgccGACCCATGAGGCCTCATAGTGCAACACTCTCCCACAAGGAAACActcccccctggccccacatggcaatcccctctggctcagtgtcctcccaggtttattgaggagttctcttctaaccctgctgctttctctgtgtgtggcaggcttctccgaggaagAGGAGACACAGAGCCAAAAAGCAGAAACCgaaaggtaagcagcccctgaccccacagctgcggtggcagactcaggccccacgcaaagcagagaaatagggtctgttcccccacctgcctcccctcttcctgcgaaggcTCAGTTGTGCCCAGAGCcgtgcagaggcactggctggggctccgttcacagGCTGCCCCTGAACTCTGGGCAATAGGCTGCTAGGAAGCAGAGGGggcccaagcagctcaatgtctcctttatgtctcacttctggcagcttttgggtgctgtgaggaagagctggaggctggtgcatccccagagacATGGTAAGCAGTGCCCCCCTCCATGAAcctgcagtgggtcagtccccTCCTCTCGCATCATGCAATtcagccccacccaggggcagcagcccgagtaatccctcccctgccccgacctagGTACCAGGCAAGCAACTTTTCTCCTgagactcctgcaattcattcccaccccgcagaagttgccatctctaatccacccccacgcCTCGTACaggggtcattcccttcctcgaGCATCATGCGGCTCATTTAacctggggggggaagggtggtagATTGTGtcgaccggaccggaccggaccatcctcccctcccaagagggggagaaaatgttttctgggagcagccccatgcaccccagggaggtgaggtggagaagtcaggaggaaggctggcctttctggtacggtgagtagggtgaaagggatccagcagcacttgtgtaaTGGCCCCTCCTCCATCACGGGttcccagcaggatttgaaccctggaccttcagctctgcagcataaagcaccccttagagctgaagaagcagctgcattagttggcagctatagtaggctgttatcctataTGTGGATTGGCTTCTGTGGCAGGCACATGACACACGCTGCCAGCAGGCTAcacgctcacctcctcagcactagaCAGGACTCACCTCACAATCAAGCTAACCCCAAACCAGAACATCCAAGGCccgggtattgcaggggaggaggctgcctcagtggagaaggggacagggagcctttcggtgccgcccctctgggtaaaagagggcctgagggcagggcctgcactcagctatctgctctctctgttccacagctgccctgtgcccccagaGAAGCTCCGCTTGGCTCAGCGCCTCAGGCTGGTTGAGAGGAGGGTACAGTGCATGGCCAGACACCTGGAGGAAGTTCTGATACCGTAAGGGAACTGAGCGgggggcaccagactgggggctgggggggaggggagagggaatgtagagaggagggagcagggacaaccagacactccaggatcctaaagtaacagggaaaaagccactacgaggctttagcttccaaggtgagagaccagtgaaagtgaggtggGGGATGATCagaaatgaaatgcagagactGCACGGTGGGGAtgtgagtaggatcaaatccttctgtaCGGCAATAGCTGCCAGCAGGCGACTGTctagaccctgcccctgcccctgccccgtttGAAAGAAACAGCAATCCAATGACACCCTGGgagggtgtccaccccacacagcactggaaggggctcaggtggccaggcaggcccatgaactccccagggtgcagctgcaggaagagccggggagcagggaactgattccaagcaggctcagctgggcaggactaGGCAGGGCCtataagccaggaagctggcaccagacaggggctgcggcaggggaaAGGCAGCCCCTCCTAGGTAACagccattgatgaatttatctagttccttttagaGTTTATaggcttggccttcacaacaccctctggcgaGGGTTACACCCACATGCTCccatcttcctcccccaaaccagttgttgttagctaatctttctattaaaatagcaGTAGGTCCCCGATCATGCTcaaggccccgttgtgctaggtgctgcacatgtgcgtgtgaAGGGTTAGCGTTCTAGATAGAATGAATGCCGGCTCCCCCTCTCGGTCCTTCGttacccagctgatgtccttgtgtcggggtgtggtgtgcaaggcctgcctaggcactgccccacTGCTGGAAGGCTGTGCCcgagccctgcctttgctcagcagagccatgtcccatctgtccctgtctgctctctcccacaggccgagtgtgTCGACATCTGCCACGAGCCAGTTCTCCTACTCCTCTAGggaatccaccacctctgccctccggagtcccagctccttttccctgagagaagccGCCATGATTCACTCAGAGCCCCTCCGCCACACGGGGGAGATCATGCCTGTCGGGGTCTGGGAAGGATCCgctcatcccatccaagcccagcctctccccaggcctcctgTCCACAGCAGACGAGTCCGGCGAGAGCAGACCATGGGTCTGGACCAGACGTCAGTCCGTGGCTTAGTCTTCAACATCCGCCAGAAACATCTGCAGAGTCAACTGGGGGCTCCTACCCCATACACAGAGTCGCTGGCCAAGATGATCCCTAacatccctgctctgtgcccaccGGACAGAGACCCCAGGGTGAAGTTCAACATGAGCAGGGTCCCTTTCCTAAGCCGTGAAGTCCTGGAGGAACTGGACTGTCACGTGCAGACAAAGAGACTCCAGCATGAGCAGGGCTTACCCGTCACCCCCCAGAAACCCCACACAGctcttctgcctccagctccacaaacccccatcccgggggagccattgctgggtgagcgggacaccaagcagcaattgATATTAGACACAGATCGgcccaaatgtggatttccagcaaaggtcccggagcccctcagatccaacaccagccctcagcgtgcACAGGCGATCCAGGAGTCATGTGTCTGCCCCTCTGGACCCCTGCCTCAAAAGGCCCACAGGATCATGGCATCCCCTGAGGCCATCCTGGCCAGGCCTGTGCCCACGGTGGTGGTCAAGCTGCAGGATCACATTGCTCAGAAATGCTCAGAGATCCAAATGGAGGCGTTCCCAAAGATGGTGagagagtcgcacagagatgctcccctcgTGAGAGAGACGGCAATAGCAGAGAAGACGCTCACAGCCACACTCCACCTCTATAGGAGCGAGATGACaaagccccttaccagtgtgagcggcaccaaagggactgaagagaagctggagctgcacatggagaggaaggttctcttgggagaaggctcctgcctggggccaggggcacaggcaggtgagggcagggcagatcatCCCAGGACCCAAAgccaccaggttgccccagaggccccaggctctgagcagctaacaagatccacccttgactctctcattgctgggcaggctgcacacgacctgcagCTGAAACACCTGatggaaatgttgagcagctcccgccccttggcggtccaggtctcagtCTGCCAGCAGTGCCGCAAGGCATATCCAGGAAAGATGAATGGTAAGAAAACTCAGGaggagacatctgctgagctgcatggtcttcGAGCCACCATGGATCCACATGGGCTCGATGGAACTATGAATTCAAAGCTCTTCAGGGATCAGCTGCCAATTAGAGTCTGCAAGAAGTGCAGTGAGCTTCGACggaagagaccagctggctctgcaggtgctgacttgcccggaagatcccatggaatcccacagcgatggactccaggagactcTTCAGCATCATCCAACCACAAAAAGATGCCAGTggtgtggctccttccagcagacaggagaaagacGCAGGATGGAATGGGGAAAAGGGCTCCCAGTAagcaaccaaagatggtgtccattgctacaagtacaacagggcttttgcaagctggggagaaaacaattgggagtcctgacggttctcccccaaagtcaccaaaggcctctagagctaggacaccatccccttcaaggagcaaagttcCAATTCTCAAACGGATGCTAATGTGCCTCAAGAAAACGTGCACTAAGCTTCAAAACCAAGTCAAGTCCCAAATGTCCAAGGACTCTCATTCAAGAACACCTGAtgctaaatttacaaagccaccccttgggaaggcaagggcctccaagggtgtctggtagtagtataagggccctaccgtCAATAAAACACTAACCCCTCCCCTTAACCCCTCAAACCCTGCTCCTTGACCCCTTAAGCCCCAACCACCTAtcactggaagtcccacccatggcggacacatgaccggaagcaaagtgtgtcatatgacccctctaagaactcctcccactgccctctgccaatcaggatgggtttcgcccCCATAGGCCcgccccgagaggagatttgaccaatcagggggtgTTCCGGGccagggtgacccatccagaagtggttcgtgtgacccctctaagaactcctcccactgccctctaccaatcgcgATGGGTTTTGGCTGCACAGGACAGCCCTGAGAGCAGGTTTGACCAATCGggggtgttccagggtggggtgACCCTCCAGGAGCGGGTCCTGTGACCCCTCAAAGaactcctcccagtgccctctgcaatcagagtgcagcaccatcaccccataagtcccagcgccggggcagaagaggccctcttttacccagaacGCGTGCTCTAGAGATcatggagacatggactccttcaccacccccgtgagaactccagactttgttttagccccgagagcctttggacttgtgtgggaaaagcgctacatcagcgacagttgcgacgagggccctttgactcagccgttgatggatacgctggaacccgaaacccaaaccctcgtgaggcCCCAATGAGCGTGACCGCCTCTCATTGTCCGCTCCCCTAGAGGAGGAAGGCGAACgcagctcgggggagtcaccggaggacaaggtgaatggaaaagacatcactcaggtaaatgaatgattaagaagtgacggttgatgatggggtgtaatgggttaggaaccgcggggttgtgtaaatctaaataCAAGCAGTGGGGGCTTACACtgcttcttttctgaaaatctctcaacagctcgacgatgcctttatCAAGGCCTTTGAGAACcaaccacacaaacacaactccagttcctcagcggcaaccaccacaccaagccctgagaaaactgtgTGCGCGAAAATGCCcatattcacaaacccggagcacgctctaggggttgtgaataaaaaaccaaggactgacaaaccattctcccaacacCATAAGCTCGTCACAGCTTCCCCATAGTCTAGTGTTTGGGAAAAGTATGatgcttcattcagaaaactgatgaagATTTGGGGAAAATATGATGCTTTGTTCAGAATACTGGTGGCTGCTATATCCTCAGGGGGTCCAAAAGAAAGGAGGGCTGGAAAGACCCTACTTATAAaggccaaaatgccgttagccttcttggcaacaagggcacactgctgactcctatccagcttctcgtccaccgtaacccctaggtccttttctgcagaactgctgcctagccactcagtccctagtctgtagcagtgcatgggattcttccgtcctaagtacaggactctgcacttgtccttgttgaacctcgtcagGTTTCTTTTGACCCAGTCCTCTAAgatcctccagtgtatctaccactcctagtttagtgtcctctgcaaacttgctgagggtgaagCCACGCCGtcctccagataattaatgaaggTATTgcacaaaaccggccccaggaccgacccttggggcactccgcttgaaaccggctgccaactagacatggagcacagggaggatggacgagaacaccacttgcgcctcaaactcctttatccttcttcccagagccacgtagtctgcagtgatctgctcaaggtcattcttggcagtatcattggtgcccacgtggagaagcaggaaggggtagcgtctgagggcttgatgagtctcggcagtctctccgtcacatcgtgaatcctagccc encodes the following:
- the LOC120401205 gene encoding uncharacterized protein LOC120401205, whose protein sequence is MPEQQPALRCSLGTWCCFESACVESVLVPEPGEMSSLLLCLLFVVFYAVLRLARSEASPRKRRHRAKKQKPKAFGCCEEELEAGASPETCCPVPPEKLRLAQRLRLVERRVQCMARHLEEVLIPPSVSTSATSQFSYSSRESTTSALRSPSSFSLREAAMIHSEPLRHTGEIMPVGVWEGSAHPIQAQPLPRPPVHSRRVRREQTMGLDQTSVRGLVFNIRQKHLQSQLGAPTPYTESLAKMIPNIPALCPPDRDPRVKFNMSRVPFLSREVLEELDCHVQTKRLQHEQGLPVTPQKPHTALLPPAPQTPIPGEPLLGERDTKQQLILDTDRPKCGFPAKVPEPLRSNTSPQRAQAIQESCVCPSGPLPQKAHRIMASPEAILARPVPTVVVKLQDHIAQKCSEIQMEAFPKMVRESHRDAPLVRETAIAEKTLTATLHLYRSEMTKPLTSVSGTKGTEEKLELHMERKVLLGEGSCLGPGAQAGEGRAAHDLQLKHLMEMLSSSRPLAVQVSVCQQCRKAYPGKMNGFSEEEETQSQKAETESCPVPLEKLRLAQRLRLVERRVQCMARHLEEVLIPPSVSTSATSQFSSSSRESTTSALRSPSCFSLREAAMIHSEPLRHTGEIMPAHRIMASPEAILARPVPTVVVKLQDHIAQKCSEIQMEAFPKMAAHDLQLKHLMEMLSSSRPLAVQVSVCQQCRKAYPGKMNGPP